From Selenomonadales bacterium, one genomic window encodes:
- a CDS encoding DUF4376 domain-containing protein has translation MTFNIGQTFKETYPPEAAAWCNQNRAYMEVIEGGYRIVGIPKPTLDEVKTAKIASLKADRDRLEVEDIEVDGHLYDYDEKARERINNAIIALQASNGSILWTLADNNSVLVTAQDLIAVVSAVAVRSNALHVAYRDAKAKVNAAMTAEEVNAVALEV, from the coding sequence ATGACATTTAATATCGGACAAACATTTAAAGAGACATATCCGCCCGAGGCGGCGGCATGGTGCAACCAAAACAGAGCGTACATGGAGGTCATTGAAGGTGGGTATCGCATCGTAGGTATTCCCAAACCTACGCTTGATGAAGTCAAAACGGCAAAAATCGCTTCTCTCAAAGCAGACCGCGACCGTCTTGAGGTCGAGGATATTGAAGTTGACGGTCATCTATACGACTACGATGAAAAGGCAAGAGAGCGTATCAATAATGCTATCATCGCGTTGCAAGCATCGAACGGTTCTATTTTATGGACTCTCGCCGACAACAATTCGGTACTGGTAACGGCACAAGACCTTATCGCGGTGGTATCGGCGGTGGCTGTCCGTTCCAACGCACTTCATGTCGCATACCGTGATGCAAAGGCGAAGGTCAATGCAGCAATGACGGCAGAGGAAGTCAATGCGGTGGCATTGGAGGTATAA